GCAAATATCCCGTCATCAGCTGCCACTTAGAGGTCGGGGCCAAAAGCAGCCGGTACCACACACCGGTTGACCTTGCCTCAATTATCGTTCCTGTGGCTGTCATCATCATGATCATCACGAACATGATGGAAAACCCTGCGGCGCTTTGGGTCCTTCCCGTCATACCCGATGAGTGTTTTTGCTCTTTAAGATCCATTACCTTGACAGCGGCCGCTGTTTCTTTGGCAAATGAATCCGGCGCCCGCTTCTTTCCGGTTTCCTCCTGCCAAATGCGCGCGGCGGCTGCTTGAATTTGGACCGCTGAAACAGACTCTTCCACGCTTTGTATAATGGCTGCTGCCGATGTCAGCGCCGGATCGTGGTGAAAGAGGATCGAGGGAGCTTCCTTTTTTTCGATCACGAGTATCCCGGAAACGTCATGGCTGTTCATTCTCTCTTTCGCCACGGCCAATGTCGTTTGTTCCACTGTAAAGAGATCATTAGCTTGCAGCTCATGGAATATGGAGGAAGAAATATCACTTTTCTGCTGATCGACAAGTGCCAGCTGAGGCTTTTGCTGTTCCTTTTCTCCAAATACATGACCAAACAGCACCGTAAATAAAAGCGGCATCGCAAACATTACGATATAAGAGGAGGGCTTCTGAAAAACCTTCTTCACTTCTATACAGCAAATCGCCCAGCTCTTTCTCATGCACTTCTCCTCCTTCTCTTATGCATTCGCCACGCTCCAATAACAATGGAGACAAGGCCAAAGGCGAGCATGACAATGATCGGCTGAATTAAGGCTTCCCAGCTTTCTCCCCTCATAATAGCGGTAAAGCTGGTTAATGCCCACGTATTGGGAGCCGCGTAAGCCAGCTTTTGCAGAAACTCTGGAAAAAGCATCATTGGAACCATGGACCCACCAAGCAGCGACAGAATCTGAACACTTACCGTCCCGGCCGTATCAGCTGTTTTCTCATCGTCCACCAAGGAAGCAAGAGCAATGGACAGCCCTGACACCGCTGC
The Bacillus xiapuensis DNA segment above includes these coding regions:
- a CDS encoding ABC transporter permease, which encodes MRKSWAICCIEVKKVFQKPSSYIVMFAMPLLFTVLFGHVFGEKEQQKPQLALVDQQKSDISSSIFHELQANDLFTVEQTTLAVAKERMNSHDVSGILVIEKKEAPSILFHHDPALTSAAAIIQSVEESVSAVQIQAAAARIWQEETGKKRAPDSFAKETAAAVKVMDLKEQKHSSGMTGRTQSAAGFSIMFVMIMMMTATGTIIEARSTGVWYRLLLAPTSKWQLMTGYLLAFFLIGWIQFAVLILSAVLLFDVSWGNPLGVAVLTSALLLCIIGLGLFIASLVKTAEQQAAIGSLVIVSTCMLSGIYWPLSIVPEFMQKIADFVPQTWAMKGYESLIVQGGHLADIALPVTILFIFAGGFLTAGIMRVAYD